In Paraburkholderia caribensis, a single window of DNA contains:
- a CDS encoding FKBP-type peptidyl-prolyl cis-trans isomerase — MKIAKNTVVSVAYKLSDAQDNLIEESDEPMVYLHGGYDGTFPKIEEELDGHEPGFETQIQLEPGDAFGEYDPELVKIEPRSRFPEPLEVGMQFEGTPEEGDEDLDSLIYTVTDVAEDKVVLDGNHPLAGMALRFSLTVKDVREATEDEIQHEHAHGASGLEIVDEDDDEDDGDDAEPSRPTLH, encoded by the coding sequence ACTGTCGGATGCGCAAGACAATCTGATTGAGGAAAGCGACGAGCCGATGGTTTATCTGCACGGCGGCTATGATGGCACGTTCCCCAAGATCGAGGAAGAGCTTGACGGCCATGAGCCCGGCTTCGAAACCCAGATCCAGCTGGAACCGGGCGACGCGTTCGGCGAATACGATCCTGAACTCGTGAAGATCGAGCCGCGCAGCCGTTTCCCCGAGCCGCTCGAAGTCGGCATGCAGTTCGAAGGCACGCCGGAAGAGGGTGACGAAGACCTGGACTCGCTGATCTACACGGTCACCGACGTAGCCGAAGACAAGGTCGTGCTCGACGGCAATCACCCGCTCGCGGGCATGGCGCTGCGTTTCAGCCTGACCGTGAAGGACGTGCGCGAAGCGACGGAAGACGAAATCCAGCACGAGCATGCACACGGTGCGAGCGGCCTCGAAATCGTCGACGAAGACGATGATGAAGACGACGGCGACGACGCGGAACCGTCCCGGCCCACGCTACACTGA